From a region of the Geothrix sp. 21YS21S-2 genome:
- a CDS encoding ammonium transporter produces MARLILRLRDPEWRRYGVTLASGKLLGLALVLGMMILIPVLLNGNAARAQAPAGTPPAVAAAPPVQAAAAPAPPAAPAPPAVAAKDIINPLNTLWVLLAAFLVFAMQVGFVMLEAGFCRSRETVNVLVECVFDTCLCGILFWAFGYAFMFSTGNGFIGYHWFFLKGAPATYGATGVAFLAHWLFQFAFADTCSTITSGAMIGRTDFIGDILYSFAVSGFIYPIIGHWAWGPDGFLATMGSDGHFLASLGMNFHDFAGSTVVHTIGGAVALAGAIVLGPRLGRKFKRDGGGPMTPHDLTIAVCGGLLLWFGWYGFNPGSTLSAMDFEGVGRVAANTTLAACAAGLTAVFFVYRRTDKWDAGSITNGFLAGLVAITCPCYWVSPFGSVVIGALAGVIVILGVDLLEYLRIDDPIGAVPVHMMNGIWGTLSLGLFASGEFSAIGSDPVSPDLSSRLTGLFYGGGFKVLEAQAIGSLIVTGATVAVALAVMHAINAAGLLRLSKEGELDGMDVHEHGISAYPEYVISALAAPAGAPIEIRGLGRK; encoded by the coding sequence ATGGCTCGGCTGATCCTGCGGCTGCGGGATCCGGAGTGGCGCCGCTACGGCGTGACGCTGGCTTCGGGCAAGCTGCTGGGACTCGCCCTGGTGCTCGGCATGATGATCCTCATCCCGGTGCTGCTCAACGGCAACGCCGCCCGGGCGCAGGCGCCGGCCGGCACGCCTCCCGCCGTTGCGGCTGCTCCCCCGGTGCAGGCCGCGGCGGCTCCGGCCCCCCCTGCGGCGCCCGCGCCCCCGGCCGTGGCCGCCAAGGACATCATCAATCCCCTCAACACCCTCTGGGTGCTGCTCGCAGCCTTCCTGGTCTTCGCGATGCAGGTGGGCTTCGTCATGCTGGAAGCGGGCTTCTGCCGCTCCCGGGAGACCGTGAACGTGCTGGTGGAGTGCGTGTTCGACACCTGCCTGTGCGGCATCCTCTTCTGGGCCTTCGGCTACGCGTTCATGTTCAGCACCGGCAACGGCTTCATCGGCTACCACTGGTTCTTCCTCAAGGGCGCCCCGGCCACCTACGGGGCCACCGGCGTGGCCTTCCTGGCCCACTGGCTCTTCCAGTTCGCCTTCGCGGACACCTGCTCGACCATCACCTCCGGCGCCATGATCGGGCGCACCGACTTCATCGGCGACATCCTGTACAGCTTCGCGGTTTCCGGCTTCATCTACCCCATCATCGGCCACTGGGCCTGGGGGCCGGACGGGTTCCTCGCCACCATGGGCAGCGACGGGCACTTCCTCGCTTCGCTGGGCATGAACTTCCATGACTTCGCGGGGTCCACGGTGGTGCACACCATCGGCGGCGCCGTGGCCCTGGCCGGCGCCATCGTCCTGGGCCCGCGGCTCGGGCGCAAGTTCAAGCGGGACGGCGGCGGCCCCATGACGCCCCACGATCTGACCATCGCCGTGTGCGGCGGCCTGCTGCTCTGGTTCGGCTGGTACGGCTTCAACCCCGGCAGCACCCTCTCCGCCATGGACTTCGAAGGGGTGGGCCGGGTGGCCGCCAACACGACCCTCGCCGCCTGCGCCGCGGGTCTGACGGCCGTTTTCTTCGTCTACCGCCGCACGGACAAGTGGGACGCGGGCTCGATCACCAACGGGTTCCTGGCGGGCCTGGTGGCCATCACCTGCCCCTGCTACTGGGTGAGTCCCTTCGGCTCGGTCGTGATCGGCGCGCTGGCCGGCGTCATCGTCATCCTCGGCGTGGACCTGCTCGAATACCTGCGCATCGACGATCCCATCGGCGCCGTGCCGGTGCACATGATGAACGGCATCTGGGGCACGCTCTCCCTAGGCCTCTTCGCCAGCGGCGAATTCTCCGCCATCGGCAGCGACCCGGTTTCGCCCGACCTGTCCAGCAGGCTGACCGGGCTGTTCTACGGCGGGGGCTTCAAGGTCCTGGAGGCCCAGGCCATCGGAAGCCTCATCGTCACGGGAGCCACCGTGGCCGTCGCCCTCGCGGTCATGCATGCCATCAACGCCGCGGGCCTCCTGCGGCTCTCCAAGGAGGGCGAGCTGGACGGCATGGATGTCCACGAGCACGGCATCTCGGCCTACCCCGAATACGTGATCTCGGCCCTCGCGGCCCCCGCCGGCGCGCCCATCGAGATCCGCGGCCTCGGCCGGAAGTGA
- a CDS encoding caspase family protein, producing the protein MRVLVGAVRAGHPPRAIAIKAAEEAPGERKAALVIGNAAYRVTPLKNAVHDAQDMASALRDCGFKVRLVLDADREGMFKAVREFGHLEGGEGEFQAEPGGDDQVAGSPGRASRRRFILNWGCPHSKAPCGFATPGERTGLLARWGRPSRSWMTPHSSQIP; encoded by the coding sequence GTGCGGGTGCTTGTCGGCGCAGTCCGGGCAGGCCATCCCCCCCGGGCCATCGCCATCAAGGCGGCCGAGGAGGCCCCGGGGGAGCGGAAGGCGGCGCTGGTGATCGGCAATGCGGCCTACCGGGTCACGCCCCTGAAGAACGCCGTCCACGACGCCCAGGATATGGCCTCGGCCCTTCGGGACTGCGGTTTCAAGGTCCGGCTCGTCCTGGACGCGGACCGGGAGGGCATGTTCAAGGCGGTGCGCGAGTTCGGGCACCTGGAAGGCGGAGAAGGTGAGTTTCAAGCTGAACCAGGTGGAGACGATCAGGTAGCCGGGTCACCGGGACGTGCGTCCCGCAGGAGATTCATCCTCAATTGGGGCTGCCCTCATTCCAAGGCGCCTTGCGGGTTTGCCACCCCCGGCGAACGAACCGGCCTCTTGGCAAGATGGGGCAGACCGTCCCGAAGCTGGATGACGCCGCACTCATCGCAGATCCCATGA
- a CDS encoding Nramp family divalent metal transporter, protein MKILTDLQNRFRLKAEGPGAWNPLRYLGPGLLVTVGFIDPGNWASNVAAGASHGYTLLWIVTLSTVMLILLQHNAAHLGIVTGLCLSESATRHTPAWVSRPVLGTAVLAAIATAFAEILGGAIALGMLFHLPLKVGACLTTAVVAGLLLWNSYRVLEKVVVGFVSLIGLAFLAELAMVHTHWSAAAVGWVRPTAGQGSMVLIMSILGAVVMPHNLFLHSEFIQSRQWNLQGEEAIRGHLRFELFDTLFSMGAGWAINSAMILLAAATFHRHNLAVTTLEQAASMLRPMVGPASGTIFAVALLCAGLASTLTAAMAGGSIFAGIFGQPFDVRGTSSRAGVLVTLVPALLAVFFVTDTFRMLILSQMVLSIQLPITILLQVYLTSSRKVMGSHANDLLGGSMLWAVATVVIVLNLMLFRSALAA, encoded by the coding sequence ATGAAAATTTTAACTGATCTCCAGAACCGGTTCCGCCTGAAGGCGGAGGGCCCCGGCGCCTGGAACCCCCTGCGGTACCTGGGCCCGGGCCTGCTGGTGACCGTGGGCTTCATCGACCCCGGCAACTGGGCCTCCAACGTGGCGGCGGGGGCCTCCCACGGCTACACCCTCCTGTGGATCGTCACCCTGTCCACGGTGATGCTCATCCTGCTCCAGCACAACGCGGCGCACCTGGGCATCGTCACGGGCCTGTGCCTGTCCGAGTCCGCCACCCGGCACACGCCCGCCTGGGTCTCCCGCCCGGTCCTGGGCACGGCGGTGCTGGCGGCCATCGCCACGGCCTTCGCCGAGATCCTGGGCGGGGCCATCGCCCTGGGCATGCTCTTCCATCTCCCCCTCAAGGTGGGCGCCTGCCTCACCACCGCCGTGGTGGCGGGCCTGCTGCTGTGGAACTCCTACCGCGTCCTGGAGAAGGTCGTGGTGGGCTTCGTCTCGCTCATCGGCCTGGCCTTCCTGGCCGAGCTGGCCATGGTCCACACCCACTGGTCCGCGGCCGCGGTGGGCTGGGTGCGGCCCACCGCCGGCCAGGGTTCCATGGTCCTGATCATGAGCATCCTGGGGGCGGTGGTGATGCCCCACAACCTGTTCCTCCACTCGGAGTTCATCCAGAGCCGCCAGTGGAACCTGCAGGGGGAGGAGGCCATCCGCGGGCACCTGCGGTTCGAGCTCTTCGACACCCTCTTCTCCATGGGCGCCGGCTGGGCCATCAACAGCGCCATGATCCTCCTGGCCGCCGCCACCTTCCACCGGCACAACCTCGCCGTCACCACCCTGGAGCAGGCCGCCTCCATGCTGCGCCCCATGGTGGGCCCGGCCTCGGGGACGATCTTCGCGGTGGCGCTCCTCTGCGCCGGCCTGGCCTCCACCCTCACGGCGGCCATGGCCGGGGGCTCCATCTTCGCGGGCATCTTCGGCCAGCCCTTCGACGTGCGGGGCACCTCCAGCCGCGCGGGGGTCCTCGTGACGCTGGTCCCCGCGCTCCTGGCCGTGTTCTTCGTGACGGACACCTTCCGGATGCTCATCCTTTCGCAGATGGTCCTGAGCATCCAGCTGCCGATCACCATCCTGCTGCAGGTGTACCTGACGTCCTCCCGGAAGGTCATGGGCAGCCATGCCAACGACCTTCTGGGAGGGAGCATGCTGTGGGCGGTGGCCACGGTGGTGATCGTGCTCAACCTGATGCTGTTCAGGAGCGCGCTGGCGGCGTGA
- a CDS encoding beta-propeller fold lactonase family protein — METRAGRHFRTGARGLGLAAVVLLAAGCSGGGGGGTPVTPPATTYTVTYSGNGNTGGAVPVDTGAYLPGAAVTVLGNTGNLVKSGSAFAGWNTLADGTGSTYLQGQTCAMGSANLTFHAHWTVNPVSGNVTYDANGATAGSVPVDATTYATGQTVTVLGNAGSLAYAGYTFLGWQTKADGSGTAYKQGQTFTKGSGSVTLYALWAGGYAYVANTLGGSGGSISQYSIGPNGALTPLSPATVSTAGNNPRYLAADPLGRYVYASNVSSNTVAQFAVGADGSLAPMATPTVLMGTLAGGKLYYPSALAVHPAGSDVYVPLQQASAVNQYAVGSTGALAALAPATVTCGDPANGRNGPNAVAIVAAGTYAYAANGGANTVSQYKINADGTLAALSPFLVPSGGVNGSGSAFDVKTATLASGTYVYVTNYFDGTVAQFSVNASTGQLTPLSPALVKAGTYAFTLAIHPTGKFAYVAILTASSAAVVAQYAIDPATGALTAMATPTVSAGGAGAAVITVESSGRFAYATSGDTGWGSSSVAQYTIDQATGALTLMANPTVQTGFAPSGVVTIGK; from the coding sequence ATGGAAACCAGAGCTGGGAGGCATTTCCGGACCGGCGCGCGAGGCCTTGGGCTCGCCGCGGTGGTCCTGCTGGCGGCGGGGTGCTCGGGGGGCGGCGGCGGGGGCACGCCCGTCACCCCTCCGGCCACCACCTACACCGTGACGTATTCCGGCAACGGAAACACCGGAGGCGCGGTTCCGGTGGACACCGGCGCCTACCTGCCGGGGGCCGCGGTCACGGTCCTCGGGAACACCGGGAACCTCGTGAAGAGCGGCAGCGCCTTCGCAGGCTGGAACACGCTGGCGGACGGCACCGGGAGCACCTACCTCCAGGGGCAGACCTGCGCCATGGGCTCGGCCAACCTCACCTTCCACGCCCACTGGACCGTCAACCCGGTGAGCGGCAACGTGACCTATGACGCCAACGGCGCGACGGCCGGAAGCGTCCCGGTGGATGCCACCACCTACGCGACGGGGCAGACCGTCACGGTGCTCGGGAACGCCGGGAGCCTCGCCTATGCCGGCTACACCTTCCTGGGCTGGCAGACCAAGGCGGACGGCTCCGGCACGGCCTACAAGCAGGGCCAGACCTTCACGAAGGGCTCCGGCAGCGTCACCCTCTACGCCCTGTGGGCGGGGGGCTACGCGTACGTGGCCAACACCCTGGGCGGCTCGGGAGGCAGCATCTCCCAGTATTCCATCGGCCCCAACGGCGCGCTCACGCCCCTGTCCCCGGCGACGGTGTCGACGGCCGGGAACAATCCCCGGTACCTCGCGGCCGATCCGCTGGGCAGGTACGTCTACGCGTCCAACGTGAGCAGCAACACCGTCGCCCAGTTCGCGGTGGGCGCGGACGGCTCCCTTGCGCCCATGGCCACGCCGACGGTCCTGATGGGGACCCTTGCCGGCGGCAAGCTCTACTATCCTTCGGCCCTCGCGGTCCATCCCGCGGGCTCCGACGTCTATGTCCCCCTCCAGCAGGCCAGCGCCGTCAACCAGTACGCGGTGGGTTCCACCGGGGCCCTCGCGGCCCTGGCGCCGGCCACCGTCACCTGCGGGGACCCCGCGAACGGGCGCAACGGCCCCAACGCCGTCGCCATCGTCGCCGCGGGCACGTACGCCTATGCGGCCAACGGCGGCGCCAACACGGTATCCCAGTACAAAATCAATGCCGACGGGACGCTGGCGGCGCTCAGCCCGTTCCTGGTGCCCTCCGGCGGCGTCAACGGGTCCGGCTCGGCCTTCGACGTGAAGACCGCCACCCTCGCCTCGGGCACGTACGTCTACGTCACGAACTATTTCGACGGCACCGTCGCCCAGTTCAGCGTCAACGCGTCCACCGGGCAGCTGACGCCCCTGAGCCCGGCCCTGGTGAAGGCGGGGACCTACGCCTTCACCCTGGCGATCCACCCCACGGGCAAGTTCGCCTACGTGGCGATCCTGACCGCCTCCAGCGCCGCGGTCGTCGCCCAGTACGCCATCGACCCGGCCACGGGGGCGCTCACCGCCATGGCCACCCCCACGGTCTCGGCGGGCGGGGCGGGCGCCGCCGTCATCACGGTGGAGTCCTCGGGCCGGTTCGCCTACGCCACCAGCGGCGACACGGGGTGGGGCAGCTCCTCCGTGGCGCAGTACACCATCGACCAGGCCACGGGCGCGCTCACGCTCATGGCCAACCCGACGGTCCAGACGGGTTTCGCGCCCTCGGGCGTCGTCACCATCGGGAAGTGA
- a CDS encoding P-II family nitrogen regulator encodes MKMIIAIIRPDRFEDVQAALHLRDIHLMTVSDVRGCGTQKGFSDQFRGNKIDLVRLLPKVKIEIAVNEDYVQPAVEAILSAGKSAEGHVGDGKIFILELLDCYRVRTSEQGPLAIGP; translated from the coding sequence ATGAAGATGATCATCGCCATCATCCGCCCCGACCGGTTCGAGGATGTCCAGGCCGCCCTGCACCTCAGGGACATCCACCTGATGACGGTCTCCGACGTCCGGGGCTGCGGCACCCAGAAGGGCTTCTCGGACCAGTTCCGGGGCAACAAGATCGACCTGGTCCGCCTTCTCCCCAAGGTGAAGATCGAGATCGCCGTGAACGAGGACTACGTCCAGCCCGCGGTGGAGGCCATCCTGAGCGCGGGCAAGTCCGCGGAGGGCCACGTGGGGGACGGCAAGATCTTCATCCTGGAGCTGCTGGACTGCTACCGGGTCCGCACCTCGGAACAGGGGCCCCTGGCCATCGGGCCGTGA
- a CDS encoding DUF2891 domain-containing protein: MRLHWIVAGILAAAPLGAQGLTREAASRFAGHVLKSVEREYPNKLDHTLAGPKDVLGPRDLHPAFYGCFDWHSCVHGHWMLVRLLREFPDLPEAGGIRLALDQDLAPERIKAEVAYFVDPAHKGFERTYGWAWLLKLAAELRAWDSPEARGWADQLQPLADAVAAQFEAFLPKLTYPNRVGVHPNTAFSLDLALDYARAAKDARLEALLAERARTYFGKDRNGPMAWEPGGEDFLSPCLEEAALMVKVLPAREFRPWVEGFLPGLLKHGVLAPAVVSDRSDPRIVHLDGLNLSRARCLHALAAGLGPKDPRAKALEKAAMEHAAAALPHVVSGNYEGDHWLATFAVHLLGEMKPQR, encoded by the coding sequence ATGCGCTTGCACTGGATCGTCGCGGGGATCCTCGCCGCCGCGCCCCTGGGGGCGCAGGGGCTGACCCGGGAGGCGGCCTCGCGGTTCGCGGGGCATGTGCTCAAGTCCGTGGAACGGGAGTATCCCAACAAGCTGGACCACACCCTGGCCGGGCCGAAGGACGTGTTGGGGCCCCGGGACCTGCACCCCGCCTTCTACGGGTGCTTCGACTGGCATTCCTGCGTGCACGGGCACTGGATGCTGGTGCGGCTCCTGCGGGAGTTCCCGGACCTGCCGGAGGCGGGGGGGATCCGGCTGGCCCTGGACCAGGATCTGGCGCCGGAGCGCATCAAGGCGGAGGTGGCCTACTTCGTGGACCCGGCCCACAAGGGCTTCGAGCGCACCTACGGCTGGGCCTGGCTCCTGAAGCTGGCGGCGGAGCTGCGGGCCTGGGATTCGCCCGAGGCGCGTGGCTGGGCGGACCAGCTCCAGCCCCTCGCCGACGCGGTGGCGGCCCAGTTCGAGGCGTTCCTGCCCAAGCTCACCTACCCGAACCGCGTGGGGGTGCACCCCAACACGGCCTTCAGCCTGGACCTGGCCCTGGACTACGCCCGGGCCGCCAAGGACGCCCGCCTCGAGGCCCTCCTTGCGGAAAGGGCCCGCACCTACTTCGGCAAGGACCGCAACGGCCCCATGGCCTGGGAGCCCGGCGGCGAGGACTTCCTGTCGCCCTGCCTGGAGGAGGCGGCGCTGATGGTGAAGGTGCTCCCGGCCCGGGAGTTCAGGCCCTGGGTCGAAGGCTTCCTGCCCGGGCTTCTCAAGCACGGCGTCCTGGCGCCGGCGGTGGTGTCGGACCGCAGCGATCCCAGGATCGTCCACCTGGACGGCCTGAACCTCAGCCGCGCCCGGTGCCTCCACGCCCTGGCCGCGGGCCTGGGGCCGAAGGACCCCCGGGCCAAGGCCCTGGAGAAGGCCGCGATGGAGCATGCGGCGGCGGCCCTGCCCCACGTGGTGTCCGGGAACTACGAAGGGGACCACTGGCTGGCCACCTTCGCGGTGCACCTGCTGGGGGAGATGAAGCCGCAGCGCTAA
- a CDS encoding outer membrane beta-barrel protein produces the protein MRIPLFLPALLGLGLAAQTPPPAPGPAVKWRGALWASGAASNQSTSDGSLFLRSADSGEGHLAVDGLQLGADVTLADGWSLKFTLLAGQAARFLNAGTLAPNGSPADTGSFAWPEAQLVWTGGADTLKFGRMYTPMGMEVLDPTQDITASRGLLFTYAIPVAQVGLNWHHAFSTAWSADLWVYNGEDRVQDNNKGKTAGLGLTYNHGGASDRFVTLMAFSGAEQNATGGAAGAEGRKRERLCLSGGWAWGKATLLWEGESARETLPASAFQGATGPVRAAWSGAGLIGKYQFTDAWSGFARAEVFKDDTGVRLGADPSVAAALPPARDAGLRATSFALGAERRWHATFTRLEIREDSLGKEVADGSGKPFKSAASLTWSVGTSF, from the coding sequence ATGCGCATACCCCTTTTCCTGCCCGCCCTTCTCGGCCTGGGCCTCGCCGCCCAGACACCCCCGCCCGCGCCGGGACCGGCCGTCAAGTGGCGAGGCGCCCTCTGGGCCTCGGGCGCCGCCTCCAACCAGTCCACCTCCGACGGGAGTCTCTTCCTGCGCTCCGCGGACTCGGGTGAGGGCCACCTGGCCGTGGACGGCCTCCAGCTGGGCGCCGACGTGACCCTGGCGGACGGCTGGTCCCTGAAGTTCACCCTCCTGGCGGGCCAGGCCGCCAGGTTCCTGAACGCCGGCACCCTGGCCCCCAACGGCAGTCCCGCCGATACCGGCTCCTTCGCCTGGCCCGAAGCCCAGCTCGTCTGGACCGGCGGCGCGGACACCCTGAAGTTCGGCCGGATGTATACGCCCATGGGCATGGAAGTCCTGGACCCCACCCAGGACATCACCGCCAGCCGGGGGCTCCTCTTCACCTACGCCATCCCCGTCGCCCAGGTGGGGCTCAACTGGCACCACGCCTTCTCCACGGCCTGGAGCGCCGACCTGTGGGTCTACAACGGCGAGGACCGCGTCCAGGACAACAACAAGGGCAAGACCGCCGGACTCGGCCTCACCTACAACCACGGGGGCGCCTCGGACCGGTTCGTCACCCTCATGGCCTTCAGCGGCGCCGAACAGAACGCGACGGGGGGCGCCGCCGGCGCCGAAGGCCGCAAGCGGGAGCGGCTCTGCCTGTCGGGCGGCTGGGCCTGGGGCAAGGCCACCCTCCTGTGGGAAGGGGAGTCCGCCCGGGAGACCCTGCCCGCCAGCGCCTTCCAGGGCGCCACCGGGCCGGTCAGGGCCGCCTGGTCCGGGGCCGGCCTCATCGGCAAGTACCAGTTCACGGACGCGTGGTCGGGCTTCGCCCGGGCTGAGGTGTTCAAGGACGACACCGGGGTCCGCCTGGGGGCCGATCCCTCCGTGGCCGCGGCCCTGCCCCCCGCCCGGGACGCCGGCCTGCGGGCCACGTCCTTCGCCCTGGGCGCGGAACGCCGGTGGCACGCCACCTTCACCCGGCTCGAAATCCGGGAGGACAGCCTGGGCAAGGAGGTCGCCGACGGGTCCGGCAAGCCGTTCAAGAGCGCGGCGAGCCTGACCTGGAGCGTGGGGACGAGCTTCTAG